A single window of Gossypium hirsutum isolate 1008001.06 chromosome A10, Gossypium_hirsutum_v2.1, whole genome shotgun sequence DNA harbors:
- the LOC107897184 gene encoding cytochrome c-type biogenesis CcmH-like mitochondrial protein, whose protein sequence is MENKDDEVKKSQVVEARARNISHNVRCTECGSQSIEDSQADIAILLRKLIRDEIRSGKSDKEIYRKLEEEYGETVLYAPKFDLQTAALWLSPLLVAGAAAGVWGYKKHRQKTNVHIMALNLVRGVPLTPKEKETMLDLLIPPPQGLAPSSFWSRWRGR, encoded by the exons ATGGAAAACAAAGATGATGAGGTGAAGAAATCACAAGTTGTGGAGGCCAGGGCAAGAAATATCAGCCACAATGTGCGATGTACCGAGTGTGGGAGTCAGTCCATTGAAGATTCACAAGCGGATATTGCAATTCTCCTCAGAAAG TTAATCCGCGATGAGATTCGATCTGGAAAGAGTGACAAAGAGATTTACAGAAAGCTTGAAGAAGAGTATGGAGAGACAGTACTTTATGCCCCTAAGTTCGACCTGCAGACTGCAGCCTTGTGGCTATCACCA CTTCTTGTTGCAGGTGCTGCTGCAGGGGTGTGGGGTTACAAAAAGCACAGGCAAAAGACGAACGTTCATATCATGGCGTTGAACCTTGTTAGAGGTGTTCCATTGACCCCAAAGGAGAAAGAAACTATGCTAGACCTCCTCATACCTCCCCCACAAGGACTTGCACCTTCTTCCTTCTGGAGCCGGTGGCGAGGTCGATGA